A single region of the Streptomyces diastaticus subsp. diastaticus genome encodes:
- a CDS encoding DNA polymerase III subunit delta', whose protein sequence is MAVWDDLVGQERVIGQLDAAARDADAYVTAAASGSPLPEASRMTHAWLFTGPPGAGRADAARAFAAALQCTSPDRALPGGAPGCGFCDGCHTSLIGTHADVDVVRTDLLSIGVKETRDLVRRSQMSPAGGRWQVIVLEDADRLTEGAGNVLLKAVEEPASRTVWLLCAPSLEDVLPTIRSRSRHLSLRTPPVEAVADILVRRDGVDPALAASVARATQGHIDRARRLATDERARLRRAAVLKLPLRVGDVGAGLRAAQELIDAASEDSKQAATETDEKETEALRAALGGQSGGRMPRGTAGAMKELEEKQKRRRTRSQRDSLDLALVDLTSFYRDVLTLQFGSSPQAVANVELRDALERIAEESTPAATLRRIEAIAACRDALDRNVAPLLAVEAMAMALRAG, encoded by the coding sequence ATGGCGGTATGGGACGACCTGGTGGGCCAGGAGCGGGTGATCGGGCAGCTCGACGCGGCCGCCCGCGACGCCGACGCCTACGTGACGGCGGCGGCCTCCGGAAGCCCGCTGCCCGAGGCGTCCCGGATGACGCACGCCTGGCTGTTCACCGGGCCGCCCGGCGCGGGCCGGGCGGACGCGGCGCGGGCCTTCGCCGCCGCCCTCCAGTGCACCAGCCCGGACCGGGCCCTGCCGGGCGGCGCCCCTGGCTGCGGCTTCTGCGACGGCTGCCACACCAGCCTCATCGGCACCCACGCCGACGTGGACGTCGTCCGTACCGACCTGCTCTCCATCGGCGTGAAGGAGACCCGCGACCTGGTCCGCCGCTCCCAGATGTCGCCCGCCGGCGGCCGCTGGCAGGTGATCGTCCTGGAGGACGCCGACCGCCTCACGGAAGGCGCGGGGAACGTCCTGCTCAAGGCGGTCGAGGAGCCCGCCTCGCGGACCGTCTGGCTGCTCTGCGCCCCGTCGCTGGAGGACGTGCTGCCGACGATCCGCTCGCGTTCCCGGCACCTGTCGCTGCGTACGCCGCCGGTGGAGGCCGTCGCCGACATCCTGGTCCGGCGTGACGGGGTCGACCCGGCGCTGGCGGCCTCCGTCGCCCGGGCCACACAGGGGCACATCGACCGGGCCCGGCGTCTGGCCACCGACGAGCGGGCCCGCCTGCGTCGTGCCGCCGTCCTCAAGCTGCCACTGCGCGTCGGCGACGTGGGCGCGGGGCTGCGGGCCGCACAGGAGCTGATCGACGCGGCGAGCGAGGACTCCAAGCAGGCGGCCACCGAGACCGACGAGAAGGAGACCGAGGCGCTGCGGGCCGCCCTCGGTGGGCAGAGCGGCGGCCGGATGCCCCGTGGCACGGCCGGGGCCATGAAGGAGCTGGAGGAGAAGCAGAAGCGCCGACGCACCCGTTCCCAGCGTGACAGCCTCGACCTGGCCCTGGTCGACCTCACGAGCTTCTACCGCGACGTGCTCACGCTCCAGTTCGGCTCGTCCCCCCAGGCCGTCGCCAACGTCGAGCTGCGCGACGCCCTGGAGCGGATCGCCGAGGAGAGCACCCCGGCCGCCACCCTCCGCCGCATCGAGGCCATCGCCGCCTGCCGCGACGCCCTCGACCGGAACGTCGCGCCCCTCCTCGCGGTGGAGGCGATGGCGATGGCGCTCCGGGCCGGATAG
- a CDS encoding alpha/beta hydrolase, translating into MENRRPHLAPLRSPRRVVTAVLAAAAVALVPACSAESTTADASGDTVLAALPKAVPEALAPFYGQRPAWRTCEGAGKEEFQCATLKAPLDYDDPAAGTLDLALSRKKATGPGSRLGSLLVNPGGPGGSAIGYLQSYAALGYPAPVRARYDMVAVDPRGVADSEPVTCLDGPAMDAHTATDTTPDTPAERRALVSAFQKYGKGCQADAGKTLGHVSTIESARDLDLARSALGDKKLTYVGASYGTFLGATYAGLYPHRVGRLVLDGAMDPTLDARRLNLEQTAGFDTAFTAFAEDCARRKDCPLGTGGPTSAGRNLTAFFDELDADPLPTGQGRALTESLATMGVVAALYDEAGWPQLRTALTSAVKDRDGNALLALSDLYHERDADGGYQNLMSANAAVNCLDLPPAFADPDEVEAALPEFRKASPVFGEGFAWSALNCAQWPTPATSGPHRIEASGAAPIVVVGTTRDPATPYRWAEGLASQLDSATLLTYDGDGHTAFGRGSDCVDTAINTYLLEGTPPDDGTRC; encoded by the coding sequence ATGGAGAACCGCCGACCCCACCTCGCTCCCCTCCGCTCACCCCGCCGGGTGGTGACGGCCGTGCTCGCCGCCGCGGCCGTCGCCCTCGTGCCGGCGTGCAGTGCGGAGAGCACCACGGCGGACGCCTCCGGTGACACCGTCCTCGCCGCCCTGCCCAAAGCGGTCCCCGAGGCGCTCGCCCCCTTCTACGGCCAGCGGCCGGCCTGGCGGACCTGCGAAGGCGCCGGGAAGGAGGAGTTCCAGTGCGCCACCCTCAAGGCGCCCCTGGACTACGACGACCCGGCGGCCGGCACCCTCGACCTCGCGCTCTCCCGCAAGAAGGCGACCGGCCCCGGCTCCCGCCTCGGCTCGCTCCTCGTCAATCCGGGCGGCCCCGGCGGTTCCGCCATCGGTTACCTCCAGTCGTACGCGGCCCTCGGTTATCCGGCGCCGGTCCGCGCCCGGTACGACATGGTCGCCGTCGACCCGCGCGGCGTAGCCGACAGCGAGCCCGTCACCTGCCTCGACGGCCCGGCGATGGACGCCCACACCGCCACCGACACCACCCCGGACACCCCGGCCGAGCGGCGGGCGCTCGTCTCCGCCTTCCAGAAGTACGGCAAGGGCTGCCAGGCCGACGCCGGCAAGACCCTCGGCCATGTCTCCACCATCGAGTCCGCCCGCGATCTCGACCTCGCCCGCTCCGCCCTCGGCGACAAGAAGCTGACCTACGTCGGCGCCTCGTACGGGACCTTCCTCGGCGCGACCTACGCCGGGCTGTACCCGCACCGCGTAGGCCGGCTGGTCCTCGACGGCGCCATGGACCCGACCCTCGACGCCCGGCGGCTCAACCTCGAACAGACCGCCGGCTTCGACACCGCGTTCACCGCCTTCGCCGAGGACTGCGCCCGGCGCAAGGACTGCCCCCTCGGCACCGGCGGCCCCACGAGCGCCGGCCGGAACCTCACCGCCTTCTTCGACGAACTCGACGCCGACCCGCTCCCCACCGGTCAGGGCCGCGCCCTCACCGAGTCCCTCGCCACCATGGGCGTCGTCGCCGCCCTCTACGACGAGGCCGGCTGGCCCCAGCTCCGTACCGCGCTGACCAGCGCCGTCAAGGACCGCGACGGCAACGCCCTGCTCGCCCTCTCCGACCTCTACCACGAGCGCGACGCCGACGGCGGCTACCAGAACCTCATGTCGGCCAACGCCGCCGTCAACTGCCTCGACCTCCCCCCGGCCTTCGCCGATCCGGACGAGGTCGAGGCGGCCCTGCCAGAGTTCCGCAAGGCGTCCCCGGTCTTCGGCGAGGGCTTCGCCTGGTCCGCGCTGAACTGCGCCCAGTGGCCCACCCCCGCCACCTCGGGACCGCACCGCATCGAGGCGTCCGGCGCCGCCCCGATCGTCGTGGTCGGCACCACCCGCGACCCCGCGACCCCGTACCGCTGGGCCGAAGGACTTGCCTCCCAGCTCGACTCCGCCACCCTCCTCACCTACGACGGCGACGGCCACACCGCCTTCGGCCGGGGCAGCGACTGCGTCGACACTGCCATCAACACCTACCTCCTCGAGGGCACCCCGCCGGACGACGGCACCCGCTGCTGA
- a CDS encoding class IV adenylate cyclase, producing the protein MKHEYEAKFLAVDVAGLQNKLSALNAVQAFPRTLLTRKIFENDSLDGGAWIRLRDEGTRSTLTLKQVTDATTIDGTKEIETEVTDLHAMADILRRVGLTEVRYQENYREEWRLGEVAFDFDTWPDLPTFLEIEGPDEASVRQAAALLDLDYSEARFGSVDEIYKSESGRDILAEPTLLFSEAGKQKDASPTAQDR; encoded by the coding sequence ATGAAGCACGAATACGAGGCCAAGTTCCTGGCCGTCGACGTCGCCGGCCTCCAGAACAAACTGAGCGCCCTCAATGCGGTCCAGGCATTCCCCCGCACGCTCCTCACCCGCAAGATCTTCGAGAACGACTCCCTCGACGGTGGAGCCTGGATCCGTCTGCGGGACGAGGGCACCCGCTCGACGCTCACGCTCAAGCAGGTCACCGACGCAACGACGATCGACGGCACCAAGGAGATCGAAACCGAGGTCACCGACCTGCACGCCATGGCCGACATCCTGCGCCGGGTCGGCCTCACCGAGGTCCGGTACCAGGAGAACTACCGCGAGGAATGGCGCCTGGGTGAGGTCGCCTTCGACTTCGACACCTGGCCCGACCTGCCCACCTTCCTGGAGATCGAAGGACCCGACGAGGCATCGGTACGCCAGGCCGCCGCCCTGCTGGACCTCGACTACTCCGAGGCCCGGTTCGGCAGCGTCGACGAGATCTACAAGAGCGAGTCCGGCCGCGACATCCTCGCCGAACCCACGCTCCTGTTCTCCGAAGCTGGGAAGCAGAAGGACGCTTCTCCCACGGCCCAGGACCGTTGA
- a CDS encoding class I SAM-dependent methyltransferase codes for MQTQSLWEHTLTFFPQFLATLRERVAPDATVAVVGASDGKFVLPLAAAGYRVVAIERDAVALHGGDVHLPGDSQAHALGLIDRLKLEELHDRVEVVEDDFLNGEPLGLQCDAVWTSCSWHYSANHHRPLGEFVDRMQRLVRPGGIFGAEFMMPVERRHHMIEHYTSPERLHPHFIGDWEVLLTLRTTEFTERAHVGQLHDHTHRMGLLLAARTSTLTDHF; via the coding sequence ATGCAGACTCAGAGCCTGTGGGAGCACACCCTCACGTTCTTCCCGCAGTTCCTCGCCACGTTGCGGGAACGTGTCGCCCCTGACGCCACCGTCGCGGTGGTCGGCGCGAGCGACGGCAAGTTCGTCCTGCCCCTCGCCGCCGCCGGCTACCGCGTCGTCGCCATCGAACGCGACGCGGTCGCCCTCCACGGGGGCGACGTCCACCTCCCGGGTGACAGCCAGGCCCACGCGTTGGGACTGATCGATCGCCTGAAGCTCGAAGAACTCCACGACCGCGTAGAGGTTGTTGAGGACGATTTCCTGAACGGCGAGCCCCTGGGCCTGCAGTGCGACGCGGTCTGGACGAGCTGCTCGTGGCACTACAGTGCCAACCACCACCGCCCGCTCGGCGAGTTCGTCGACCGTATGCAGCGCCTGGTTCGCCCAGGCGGCATCTTCGGCGCGGAGTTCATGATGCCCGTCGAAAGACGCCACCACATGATCGAGCACTACACCTCCCCGGAACGCCTTCACCCCCACTTCATCGGCGACTGGGAGGTCCTGCTCACCCTGCGCACCACTGAGTTCACGGAGCGCGCCCACGTCGGCCAGCTGCACGACCACACCCACCGCATGGGCCTCCTGCTCGCGGCCCGGACATCAACCCTCACCGACCACTTCTGA
- a CDS encoding radical SAM protein yields the protein MIEEVTGIKKIRMLYLQLLYRCNFTCLHCFHGKRLQYADAFTVDEAAGLLTLMRDEYGTEAVTLLGGEPFVHRDLAQVVRHAKEELGLRVEICTNGYRIERRLTEIAPSLDLLRVSLEGVGSTNDGIRKQGSYKSALEALRLARDLGVPTGATMTVTSRNIAEVLPLGRALAQLGVRQLKLHHLRPVGNAADHPELLVTSPSAYGRLRDELASADLPLEVIVDEDLSEDGAPQVCAPSDGPREIDRIEVDPRGALTMSCKAVGKDAHAFWYEKAAGRIVHKPSSVDELTLAVPDVVYGRA from the coding sequence GTGATCGAGGAAGTCACCGGGATCAAGAAGATCCGCATGCTGTACCTGCAGCTGCTCTACCGCTGCAACTTCACGTGCCTGCACTGCTTCCACGGCAAGCGGCTTCAGTACGCCGACGCCTTCACCGTCGACGAAGCCGCGGGTCTTCTCACCCTGATGCGGGACGAGTACGGCACCGAGGCAGTGACCCTGCTTGGCGGAGAGCCCTTCGTCCACCGGGACCTCGCGCAGGTCGTCCGCCACGCCAAGGAGGAACTGGGCCTGCGCGTCGAGATCTGCACCAACGGGTACCGGATCGAGCGCCGTCTGACCGAGATCGCCCCCTCCCTGGACCTGCTCAGGGTTTCGCTGGAGGGCGTCGGGTCGACCAACGACGGCATCCGAAAGCAGGGCAGCTACAAGAGCGCCCTGGAGGCGCTCCGGCTGGCTCGGGATCTCGGCGTTCCGACCGGTGCGACCATGACCGTCACCTCGCGGAACATCGCCGAAGTCCTGCCCCTCGGAAGGGCCTTGGCGCAGCTCGGGGTCCGGCAGCTCAAGCTCCACCACCTGCGGCCGGTCGGCAACGCCGCCGATCATCCCGAGCTGCTGGTCACCTCCCCTTCCGCCTACGGGCGGCTCCGGGACGAGCTGGCGTCAGCCGATCTGCCCTTGGAGGTGATCGTCGACGAGGACCTCTCCGAGGACGGTGCCCCGCAGGTGTGCGCGCCCTCCGACGGTCCTCGCGAAATCGACCGCATCGAGGTCGACCCGCGCGGTGCGCTGACCATGTCCTGCAAGGCCGTGGGCAAGGACGCGCACGCCTTCTGGTACGAGAAGGCGGCAGGACGCATCGTCCACAAGCCCTCGTCCGTCGACGAACTCACCCTCGCGGTACCGGACGTGGTGTACGGCCGTGCCTGA
- a CDS encoding HAD family hydrolase, with product MELFVLWDIDHTLIENAGVSKEIYAAAFRGLSGREPTEPARTEGRTDRLIMRDMFVRDGLPVPGWPFVETALAQAGEARLEELRRRGTALPGVHDALKAPSAQTGWISSVLTGNISANARVKLAAFGLDSLLDLPVGAYGADAELRPHLVAVARERAQRLHGVAADIPTVLVGDTPRDVEAALTTGSSVLAVASGIHTQEELTAAGAVEVLPDLSDTKRVLGILESFAGH from the coding sequence ATGGAGCTCTTCGTCCTGTGGGACATCGACCACACCCTCATCGAGAACGCGGGGGTCAGCAAGGAGATCTACGCCGCTGCCTTTCGTGGCCTCTCAGGTCGCGAACCCACGGAGCCCGCGCGTACTGAGGGGCGTACGGATCGGCTGATCATGCGCGACATGTTCGTCCGTGACGGGCTGCCCGTACCCGGCTGGCCCTTCGTCGAGACGGCGCTCGCCCAGGCAGGGGAGGCGCGCCTGGAGGAGCTACGCAGGCGTGGGACCGCCCTGCCCGGTGTGCACGACGCCCTGAAAGCCCCCTCGGCTCAGACCGGTTGGATCTCCTCCGTACTCACCGGCAACATTTCCGCCAACGCCCGTGTGAAGCTTGCCGCGTTCGGGCTCGACTCCTTGCTTGATCTACCGGTCGGCGCCTACGGAGCGGACGCCGAACTCCGCCCCCACCTGGTCGCTGTCGCCCGCGAGCGCGCTCAACGGCTTCATGGTGTTGCGGCCGACATCCCCACCGTCCTCGTCGGGGATACCCCTCGTGACGTGGAGGCGGCTCTGACCACAGGCTCCAGCGTCCTCGCCGTCGCCTCCGGCATCCACACCCAGGAGGAACTGACCGCCGCCGGAGCCGTCGAAGTCCTGCCCGACCTGTCGGACACGAAGCGTGTCCTCGGCATTCTGGAGTCCTTCGCAGGTCACTGA
- a CDS encoding helix-turn-helix domain-containing protein — protein MNNRLRTVLGQRGVSPDALAEICEVDPKTVSRWLGGRIPHARHRFRVARHLRVEETFLWPEPSKRPGRPKDGLGTELVGTYQNRASVPRGVWLALLREARHEIGVLVFSGTFFAQSNPHVAKMLSERAADGVRVRLCFGDPGGHAVAVRGREEGIGDTLAAKIRASLTYYRPLLGEAGCGVRLHDTTLYTSMFRYDDNLLVNPHIWGQPASANPVLHLKRAVDTGWFDNYAESFDAVWAAARPWAPDQERTADHGQD, from the coding sequence GTGAACAACCGACTGCGCACCGTGCTCGGCCAACGGGGCGTCTCGCCCGATGCACTCGCCGAGATCTGCGAGGTAGATCCCAAGACGGTCAGCCGATGGCTGGGCGGACGGATTCCCCATGCACGGCACCGCTTCCGCGTCGCGCGACACCTGCGCGTCGAAGAGACCTTTCTCTGGCCCGAGCCGTCCAAGCGCCCAGGCCGGCCGAAGGACGGGTTAGGCACCGAGCTGGTCGGCACCTACCAGAACCGAGCCAGCGTGCCCCGGGGGGTATGGCTCGCACTATTGCGAGAAGCGCGGCACGAGATCGGCGTCCTCGTCTTCTCCGGCACCTTCTTCGCCCAGTCCAACCCCCACGTCGCCAAGATGCTCTCCGAGCGCGCCGCCGACGGTGTGCGGGTTCGTCTGTGCTTCGGCGATCCCGGTGGACACGCAGTCGCCGTACGGGGCCGCGAGGAGGGAATCGGCGACACCCTCGCCGCCAAGATCCGCGCCTCACTGACGTACTACCGTCCGCTGCTGGGCGAGGCCGGGTGCGGCGTACGACTCCACGACACCACCCTCTACACGTCCATGTTCCGCTACGACGACAACTTGCTCGTCAACCCGCACATCTGGGGCCAACCGGCCAGCGCCAACCCCGTCCTGCACCTCAAGAGGGCAGTCGATACAGGGTGGTTCGACAACTACGCGGAAAGCTTCGACGCCGTCTGGGCCGCCGCGAGGCCATGGGCACCCGACCAGGAGAGGACCGCCGACCATGGGCAGGACTGA
- a CDS encoding NUDIX hydrolase produces the protein MGRTEYYNDPSAPKANTLIPASNLLVADETGAILLQRRRDTGQWALPGGAQDIGETAAECAVRECLEETGIIAELTGFLGVYTNPNHIVAYTDGEIRQQYENTYIGRPVGGVPMINDEADGVRFVQPADLDQYDIHPSMRQQIGDYLAGTYPYLG, from the coding sequence ATGGGCAGGACTGAGTACTACAACGATCCCTCTGCTCCGAAGGCGAACACCCTCATCCCGGCCAGCAACCTGCTCGTCGCCGACGAGACGGGCGCCATCCTCCTCCAGCGGCGCCGCGACACCGGCCAGTGGGCTCTCCCTGGCGGAGCCCAGGACATCGGCGAGACCGCAGCCGAGTGCGCGGTGCGCGAGTGCTTGGAGGAGACCGGGATCATCGCGGAACTCACCGGGTTCCTCGGCGTCTACACCAACCCGAACCACATCGTCGCGTACACCGACGGCGAGATCCGCCAGCAGTACGAGAACACCTACATCGGCCGGCCCGTCGGCGGAGTGCCCATGATCAACGACGAGGCTGACGGCGTCCGCTTCGTCCAGCCGGCCGACCTCGACCAGTACGACATCCACCCGAGCATGCGCCAGCAGATCGGGGACTACCTCGCCGGCACCTACCCCTACCTCGGCTGA
- a CDS encoding HD domain-containing protein, translated as MGDHIEDWATHIARAELSCTLPRRWAHTQGVANRAAEVGQILNQHASLLVAAATLHDIGYAPRLAVTGFHPLDGARFLRDEHRADKRLVRLVGNHSFALLEAEERGLREELATEFPLLEEPLLVDALVYCDMTTTPDGDRTTAQDRVAEIRSRYGDDSVVGRFIRRAAPEIFASVERVEAALAAQPR; from the coding sequence ATGGGCGATCACATCGAGGACTGGGCGACGCACATCGCGAGGGCCGAACTCAGCTGCACACTTCCACGGAGGTGGGCGCATACGCAGGGAGTGGCCAACCGCGCCGCCGAAGTAGGTCAGATCCTCAACCAACACGCCAGCCTGCTTGTCGCCGCCGCCACGCTGCATGACATTGGGTATGCGCCTCGCCTGGCGGTGACGGGCTTCCATCCCCTGGACGGAGCCCGGTTCCTCCGTGACGAGCACAGGGCCGACAAGCGGCTGGTGCGGTTGGTCGGGAACCACTCGTTTGCGCTCCTTGAGGCAGAGGAGCGCGGGTTGCGCGAGGAGCTCGCGACGGAGTTCCCCTTGCTGGAGGAGCCACTGCTGGTGGACGCCCTCGTGTACTGCGACATGACGACCACGCCCGACGGCGACCGAACCACCGCGCAGGACCGGGTCGCAGAGATCCGCAGCCGCTACGGGGACGACAGCGTGGTCGGGCGGTTCATCCGCCGGGCGGCTCCGGAGATCTTTGCCTCCGTGGAGCGAGTGGAAGCCGCCCTGGCAGCTCAGCCGAGGTAG